A stretch of the Streptomyces sp. NBC_01428 genome encodes the following:
- a CDS encoding SEC-C domain-containing protein, with protein MRPDTPAENVDHTAEAARLERTAGLYPEDAEHLLVQAAAHLELAGDRPAATALYDRLLSSTDPLENPHLVRALKASNLWEYGHEAEARAIIDGVRAAAPRDPAPWVIVAEALETHDELEAAQDTFTEGATLLLTDVAEPPYATRSLLFGRHRVRRMLGAAHDEWDALADTQHSSAISLDELHDPKRIWSLGSDNPAELQAEISRLQAELGAYREALSRPFPVAVLHWSAPELAELVAAYPDLAEEYPSHEEHLATIESSLRELASSGTPNLGIVTATVPSYEAFAASEASSPSDTTLLPQYATTLAARGLAVAWPPSRGAGCWCGSGNAYGECHGA; from the coding sequence ATGCGCCCCGACACGCCTGCCGAGAACGTCGACCACACCGCCGAAGCGGCACGCCTGGAGCGGACCGCCGGCCTCTACCCCGAGGACGCCGAACACCTGCTCGTGCAGGCGGCGGCCCACCTCGAACTGGCCGGAGACCGCCCAGCCGCGACCGCGCTCTACGACCGTCTGCTGTCCTCGACGGACCCGCTGGAGAACCCCCACCTGGTGCGTGCTTTGAAGGCCTCGAACCTCTGGGAGTACGGCCACGAGGCGGAGGCCCGCGCGATCATCGACGGCGTCCGCGCGGCGGCACCCCGGGATCCGGCGCCGTGGGTCATCGTCGCCGAGGCCCTGGAGACCCACGACGAGCTCGAAGCGGCACAGGACACGTTCACCGAGGGCGCGACCCTGCTCCTGACGGACGTGGCGGAGCCGCCGTACGCCACGCGTTCGCTGCTCTTCGGCCGGCACCGGGTGCGCCGGATGCTGGGCGCGGCGCACGACGAGTGGGACGCGCTGGCGGACACCCAGCACTCGTCCGCGATCTCCCTGGACGAGCTCCACGACCCCAAGCGGATCTGGTCGCTCGGCTCGGACAACCCGGCGGAACTCCAGGCCGAGATCAGCCGCCTCCAGGCCGAACTGGGCGCCTACCGCGAGGCCCTCTCCCGCCCGTTCCCGGTGGCGGTCCTGCACTGGTCGGCCCCCGAACTGGCCGAACTGGTCGCCGCGTACCCGGACCTCGCCGAGGAGTACCCCTCCCACGAGGAGCACCTCGCGACCATAGAGTCCTCCCTCCGCGAACTGGCCTCGTCGGGCACCCCGAACCTGGGCATCGTCACCGCCACGGTCCCCTCCTACGAAGCCTTCGCAGCCTCCGAGGCCTCCTCCCCCTCGGACACGACCCTCCTCCCCCAGTACGCGACAACACTGGCGGCCCGAGGCCTGGCAGTGGCGTGGCCGCCGTCGCGGGGGGCGGGGTGCTGGTGCGGGTCGGGGAATGCTTATGGGGAGTGTCACGGGGCCTGA
- a CDS encoding Z1 domain-containing protein, protein MADEFDGMYDTFKALLDVFPPTEAIKRLEQLGISPEVVEEIRDRHERQTIRIREMEEPHAVILGNRDTWYTGPQPRDKCWPAIATLLRKDGWSDEPAIRSLDESSTRVVSLLNHPKEREFSTRGLVVGYVQSGKTTNFTSVMAKAADRGYKLFIVLAGIHNGLRRQTQARLVQQLVEPNPSMWSQLTGLEKDFTPQENPASYFGKSNKTRVICVVKKNATVLRKLARWLEKASDYLEDCPALIIDDEADQATVATKSINPLILDIMASLPRSAYVGYTASPFANLLIDPSAEDLYPKDFVVNLPKPNGHFGTEVLFGRYALDGEDPEQVDDGYDMIRSIPEDDVACVRPETRADVDGFEPVITDSLQTAVEYFWLVTAARRVRRTGNPHSTMLIHTSVNTSVHNSFERPLKRLRDRAVRSLTDTDLLARLRDLWDRETKQVSAEEFGETKVPFEELLPELADVLASCRIIMDNSSSEDRLDYENGPVVAIAVGGNTLSRGLTLEGLSVSYFVRSVSAYDTLLQMGRWFGFRNGYADLPRIWMTDELAEWFRHLATVETEMRRDIDVYMTEDETPLTFAVRLRTHPNLRVTAAAKMRDAVTAASSYGGKRIQTHYFHTNAEWLGRNVDAARRLVSASVANAVRVEERTAQGRWVFRDIPHDAITDFLASYQFHEKSPENDAALITDYIRKRVAAGSLRRWNVAIVGNPSGEDFTFAPHVSVGRNVRARLDLSHPTPDFADIKTLMSRRDAAVDLAGDVAGLAEEAIMAARRTQLPDTGLLVLYPIDKVSEPSPSKIRRAALNAEEHVIGVGLVFPKPLDTDSTVKKYISADLSNVRIEDEDYSLLDSEDA, encoded by the coding sequence ATGGCCGATGAATTCGACGGCATGTACGACACTTTCAAGGCGCTCTTGGACGTATTTCCTCCTACGGAAGCGATCAAGCGGCTTGAGCAACTCGGGATCAGTCCGGAAGTCGTCGAGGAGATCCGGGACCGGCACGAGCGCCAGACCATACGCATCCGGGAAATGGAAGAGCCGCATGCGGTAATCCTGGGTAACCGGGACACCTGGTACACGGGACCACAGCCCAGAGACAAGTGCTGGCCCGCAATCGCGACCCTCCTTCGTAAGGACGGCTGGTCCGACGAGCCGGCGATCAGGAGTCTCGACGAGTCCTCCACTCGCGTCGTTTCCTTGCTGAACCATCCCAAGGAGCGCGAGTTTTCCACGCGCGGACTGGTGGTGGGATACGTACAGTCCGGCAAGACGACCAACTTCACTTCGGTCATGGCGAAGGCAGCCGACCGCGGCTACAAACTCTTCATCGTTCTGGCCGGCATCCACAACGGGCTTCGACGTCAGACCCAAGCACGGCTCGTACAGCAGTTGGTGGAGCCCAATCCCTCGATGTGGTCACAACTGACCGGACTGGAAAAGGATTTCACACCTCAGGAGAACCCTGCGTCCTACTTCGGGAAGAGCAACAAAACGCGGGTCATCTGCGTGGTGAAGAAGAACGCAACAGTGCTGCGGAAACTGGCTCGCTGGCTCGAGAAGGCGTCGGACTACCTCGAGGACTGTCCTGCGTTGATCATCGACGACGAGGCGGATCAGGCCACTGTCGCCACGAAGTCCATCAACCCGTTGATCCTCGACATCATGGCTTCCTTGCCCCGAAGCGCATACGTCGGCTACACCGCTTCCCCCTTCGCGAATCTGTTGATCGACCCGAGCGCCGAGGATCTTTATCCCAAGGACTTCGTCGTCAACCTCCCCAAGCCGAATGGCCACTTCGGTACCGAGGTCCTTTTCGGTCGGTATGCGCTCGACGGCGAGGATCCGGAGCAGGTCGACGACGGCTACGACATGATTCGATCGATCCCCGAAGACGACGTCGCATGCGTCCGTCCGGAGACGAGGGCCGATGTCGACGGTTTCGAGCCTGTCATCACCGACTCGCTGCAGACCGCTGTCGAGTACTTCTGGCTGGTCACAGCCGCCCGCCGCGTACGCCGTACCGGCAATCCGCACAGCACGATGCTGATCCACACCAGCGTCAACACCTCAGTGCACAACAGCTTCGAGAGGCCTCTGAAGCGCCTGCGCGACCGGGCTGTGCGGTCCCTGACCGACACGGACCTGCTCGCACGCCTGCGCGACCTCTGGGATCGAGAGACCAAGCAGGTTTCGGCCGAGGAGTTCGGCGAGACGAAAGTCCCGTTCGAGGAACTGCTCCCCGAATTGGCGGACGTCCTGGCCAGTTGCCGCATCATCATGGACAACTCCAGCAGCGAGGATCGACTCGACTACGAAAACGGTCCCGTCGTGGCCATAGCGGTCGGTGGAAACACCCTCTCGCGAGGGCTGACTCTGGAGGGGCTGTCCGTCAGCTATTTCGTACGTTCCGTCTCGGCGTACGACACCCTGCTGCAGATGGGGCGCTGGTTCGGTTTCCGCAACGGCTACGCGGACCTGCCTCGCATCTGGATGACCGATGAACTCGCCGAGTGGTTCCGACACTTGGCCACGGTAGAGACGGAGATGCGGCGGGACATCGACGTCTACATGACGGAGGACGAGACCCCTCTGACCTTCGCGGTGCGCCTGCGCACCCACCCCAACCTACGAGTGACCGCAGCCGCCAAGATGCGGGATGCGGTCACGGCTGCCTCTTCCTACGGCGGCAAGCGGATTCAGACGCACTACTTCCACACCAACGCGGAGTGGTTGGGGCGCAACGTGGACGCGGCACGCCGCCTGGTCTCCGCCTCGGTCGCGAACGCCGTGCGCGTGGAGGAACGCACGGCACAGGGCCGCTGGGTATTCCGTGACATTCCGCACGACGCCATCACGGACTTCTTGGCGTCCTACCAGTTCCACGAGAAGTCTCCGGAGAACGACGCCGCCCTGATCACCGACTACATCAGGAAGCGGGTCGCGGCCGGCTCGCTCCGAAGGTGGAATGTGGCGATTGTCGGCAATCCCAGCGGGGAGGACTTCACCTTCGCGCCCCACGTGTCCGTGGGGCGTAACGTCCGCGCTCGACTCGATCTTTCCCACCCCACGCCCGATTTCGCCGACATCAAAACCCTGATGAGCCGCCGAGATGCCGCGGTGGACCTGGCAGGAGACGTGGCAGGCCTGGCCGAGGAAGCCATCATGGCCGCCCGACGCACCCAACTGCCCGACACGGGCCTGCTCGTTCTGTATCCGATCGACAAGGTTTCCGAGCCGAGTCCGTCGAAGATTCGACGTGCCGCCTTGAACGCTGAAGAGCATGTCATCGGCGTCGGTCTGGTGTTCCCCAAGCCTCTCGACACGGACAGCACGGTCAAGAAGTACATCTCCGCGGATCTGTCCAACGTCAGAATCGAGGACGAGGACTACAGCCTGCTCGACAGCGAGGACGCATGA
- a CDS encoding fumarylacetoacetate hydrolase family protein: MKLLRVGTAGSERPALLDAQGTLRDLSGLVPDIDGGLLADEAALGRIRSAAESGELPVLDATGLRVGPPLARIGKVVCIGLNYHDHARETGAEAPGEPVVFFKASDTVVGPDDTVLVPRGSVKTDWEVELAVVIGRTARYLESHEEALAHVAGYAVAHDVSEREFQIERGGTWDKGKNCETFNPLGPWLVTADEVPDPQALSLKLWVNGELKQDGTTAEQIFPVAEVVRYVSHFMTLYPGDVINTGTPAGVAMGQPEPKPYLRAGDVVELEIAGLGRQRQELKGA, from the coding sequence ATGAAGCTGCTGCGAGTCGGTACGGCGGGGTCGGAGCGACCCGCGCTGCTCGACGCCCAGGGGACTCTGCGGGATCTGTCGGGTCTCGTTCCCGACATCGACGGGGGACTGCTCGCCGACGAGGCCGCGCTCGGACGGATCCGTTCCGCCGCCGAGTCCGGTGAGCTGCCCGTGCTGGACGCGACCGGGCTGCGCGTCGGGCCGCCGCTGGCCCGGATCGGCAAGGTCGTGTGCATCGGGCTGAACTACCACGACCACGCCCGCGAGACCGGGGCGGAGGCGCCCGGCGAGCCGGTCGTCTTCTTCAAGGCCTCGGACACCGTGGTCGGTCCGGACGACACGGTGCTCGTGCCGCGCGGGTCGGTGAAGACCGACTGGGAGGTCGAGCTGGCCGTCGTCATCGGACGTACCGCCCGCTACCTGGAGTCCCACGAGGAGGCGCTCGCCCACGTCGCCGGATACGCGGTGGCGCACGACGTCTCCGAGCGCGAGTTCCAGATCGAGCGCGGCGGGACCTGGGACAAGGGCAAGAACTGCGAGACGTTCAACCCGCTGGGGCCGTGGCTGGTGACCGCGGACGAGGTGCCGGACCCGCAGGCGCTGTCGCTGAAGCTGTGGGTGAACGGCGAGCTGAAGCAGGACGGTACGACCGCCGAGCAGATCTTCCCCGTCGCCGAGGTCGTCCGGTACGTCAGCCACTTCATGACGCTGTATCCGGGCGACGTCATCAACACCGGTACGCCGGCGGGGGTCGCCATGGGGCAGCCCGAGCCGAAGCCGTATCTGCGGGCCGGGGATGTCGTGGAGTTGGAGATCGCGGGGTTGGGGCGGCAGCGGCAGGAACTCAAGGGCGCGTAA
- a CDS encoding YidC/Oxa1 family membrane protein insertase, with translation MSTFLSAFAHLVESFADLLQPLFHASAAAVAIVLFTALVRLLVHPLSRASARGQRARAALQPQITALRKKHGKDRETFQKALMELHAEEKVSPLSGCLPSLFQMPAFFLLYHLFSSSTIGGDANSLLGHTLLGAPLGGRWAGALGDGGLFGAAGLVYLALFAVVAAVATFNFRRTKRMTAAAAPAAVGTDGEPVPGLASINKLMPFMSFFTLFTVAVVPLAAALYVVTSTTWSAVERAVLYRDMPGAAPVAAALV, from the coding sequence ATGTCCACGTTCCTGTCCGCTTTCGCGCACCTGGTCGAGAGCTTCGCCGACCTGCTCCAGCCCCTGTTCCACGCCTCGGCGGCCGCCGTCGCGATCGTCCTGTTCACCGCGCTCGTACGACTCCTCGTGCACCCCCTGTCGCGGGCCTCGGCGCGCGGACAGCGGGCGCGGGCCGCGCTCCAGCCGCAGATCACGGCGCTGCGCAAGAAGCACGGCAAGGACCGTGAGACGTTCCAGAAGGCCCTGATGGAACTGCACGCCGAGGAGAAGGTGTCGCCGCTCTCCGGCTGCCTGCCCAGCCTGTTCCAGATGCCGGCGTTCTTCCTGCTGTACCACCTGTTCTCCAGCTCGACGATCGGCGGCGACGCGAACTCCCTGCTCGGGCACACCCTCCTCGGAGCCCCCCTCGGCGGGCGCTGGGCGGGCGCGCTCGGTGACGGTGGGCTCTTCGGGGCCGCCGGTCTCGTCTACCTGGCCCTGTTCGCCGTCGTCGCGGCCGTGGCCACCTTCAACTTCCGGCGGACCAAGCGGATGACCGCCGCGGCGGCTCCGGCCGCGGTGGGTACCGACGGCGAACCCGTGCCCGGCCTCGCCTCGATCAACAAGCTCATGCCGTTCATGTCCTTCTTCACACTCTTCACCGTGGCCGTGGTGCCGCTGGCCGCCGCGCTGTACGTCGTCACCAGTACGACGTGGAGCGCGGTGGAGCGGGCGGTGCTCTACCGGGACATGCCGGGAGCCGCACCCGTCGCGGCCGCGCTCGTCTGA
- a CDS encoding ROK family transcriptional regulator, with protein sequence MGPVNRTDVGGSGGVTGVPGGSARGSGAGETGGAGSAGGAGAASVVAGPGTPGVNLLALRSHNAALVLDLLRTAGAAGISRLELAERTGLTPQAVSKITARLRAEGLAAEAGRRASTGGKPRTVLRLVPEAGHAVGLHLDRDELTAVLCDLTGAVVAERRAPLDLGAGADAVVEGAAGEVEALLGGVSPLGVGVALPGPLDHTLGVLHRVTGFPEWDGFALRDALAGRLGLPVVVDKDTNAAALGVAVGAGSGSGPVGGGSFAYLHLGTGLGAGLVIGGTVHRGARTGAGEFGHQVIQLDGPLCECGNRGCIEVLCLDAVGRGTLDEAARVLGAGAANLVGLLDIDLVLLGGRTVAAHEEVFVRGVGAVLGERARREGGGTAIPVGVAPGGARGVAEGAAQLLLAPLFGRGDG encoded by the coding sequence ATGGGTCCCGTGAACAGGACCGATGTGGGTGGGAGCGGTGGCGTGACCGGGGTGCCCGGGGGCTCCGCACGGGGCAGTGGTGCCGGGGAGACCGGGGGTGCGGGGTCGGCCGGGGGCGCGGGGGCCGCGTCGGTCGTCGCTGGGCCCGGGACTCCCGGGGTGAATCTCCTTGCCCTGCGCAGCCACAACGCCGCGCTGGTGCTCGACCTGCTGCGCACGGCCGGGGCCGCCGGGATCAGCCGGCTCGAACTGGCCGAGCGCACGGGACTGACCCCGCAGGCCGTCAGCAAGATCACCGCGCGGCTGCGGGCCGAGGGTCTCGCCGCGGAGGCGGGACGCCGCGCGTCCACCGGCGGCAAGCCCCGTACGGTGCTGCGGCTCGTGCCCGAGGCCGGCCACGCCGTCGGCCTGCACCTCGACCGGGACGAACTGACCGCGGTGCTCTGCGATCTCACCGGCGCGGTGGTCGCCGAGCGGCGTGCCCCCCTGGACCTCGGGGCCGGGGCCGACGCGGTGGTCGAGGGCGCCGCCGGTGAGGTGGAGGCCCTGCTCGGCGGGGTGTCCCCGCTGGGCGTGGGAGTCGCGCTGCCCGGCCCCCTCGACCACACCCTCGGTGTCCTGCACCGGGTCACGGGCTTCCCCGAGTGGGACGGCTTCGCGCTGCGGGACGCGCTGGCCGGGCGGCTGGGGCTCCCGGTGGTCGTCGACAAGGACACCAACGCCGCCGCCCTCGGTGTCGCGGTGGGAGCCGGTTCCGGTTCCGGCCCGGTGGGCGGCGGGTCCTTCGCCTACCTGCATCTCGGGACGGGGCTGGGCGCCGGACTCGTGATCGGCGGGACCGTGCACCGCGGGGCCCGCACCGGGGCCGGCGAGTTCGGACACCAGGTCATCCAGCTGGACGGCCCGCTGTGCGAGTGCGGGAACCGCGGCTGCATCGAGGTGCTCTGCCTCGACGCGGTCGGACGCGGCACCCTCGACGAGGCGGCCCGGGTGCTCGGCGCCGGGGCCGCGAACCTCGTGGGCCTGCTCGACATCGACCTCGTGCTGCTGGGCGGACGGACGGTCGCCGCCCACGAGGAGGTCTTCGTACGGGGAGTCGGCGCCGTCCTCGGGGAACGGGCCCGGCGCGAAGGCGGCGGCACGGCGATTCCGGTCGGCGTGGCTCCCGGCGGTGCGCGCGGTGTGGCCGAGGGCGCGGCCCAGCTCCTGCTGGCCCCGCTCTTCGGACGGGGGGACGGCTGA
- a CDS encoding DUF6412 domain-containing protein, producing the protein MIRTWANARPAAVLVLLLLQVALFDTGSLSATVALAATAAAGSAFAACSLIVSRCAPAVPRTRVRTAIRDRARRTAFLAQRDPDAQGRPRPRAPGHALPTAA; encoded by the coding sequence ATGATCCGTACCTGGGCCAACGCCCGTCCCGCCGCCGTCCTGGTGCTGCTGCTGCTCCAGGTCGCCCTGTTCGACACGGGCAGCCTCTCCGCGACCGTCGCGCTCGCCGCGACCGCCGCCGCCGGGTCCGCCTTCGCGGCCTGCTCGCTCATCGTGTCGCGCTGCGCGCCCGCCGTGCCCCGCACCCGGGTCCGTACGGCCATCCGCGACCGCGCCCGTCGTACGGCCTTCCTCGCGCAACGCGATCCGGACGCCCAGGGGCGCCCGCGGCCCAGGGCGCCCGGACACGCCCTCCCGACGGCCGCGTAG
- a CDS encoding PD-(D/E)XK motif protein yields MSDEALRRLIEERWTALDVEQAKGEGHLRVAQLPIAPAADPLSVAVDHAGHRHLLLPIHSHRKVRPGLDGPVLTLRRRALEDEESYQAYADLACLRDDLSDLFTDLCVDVLGATVALPENPVKALYRVLDRWKALFKTQVAPLGPDQLAGLFGELLVLTRILEEDSSASRVWSGPSGHRHDFSNGSTAVEVKSSVENEGRRPRIHGLDQLDAPEGGALWLAWFRLRRTTGDTPGTAFVEMVRRALELCDDESALLELLARAGYHLADADRYRDVRFAVGEERWYRVGPDFPGLTRRTLSAAGLAVSAIDVDYTIDLSGETPAPLAPSQVPRVVDDLIKEFA; encoded by the coding sequence ATGAGCGACGAGGCGCTTCGTAGGCTCATAGAGGAGCGTTGGACTGCGCTCGATGTCGAGCAGGCCAAGGGTGAAGGGCATCTTCGCGTCGCGCAACTCCCCATTGCCCCCGCGGCCGATCCGTTGTCGGTTGCGGTCGACCACGCCGGCCACCGTCACCTCCTGCTCCCGATCCACTCTCATCGCAAGGTCCGCCCGGGCCTGGACGGGCCGGTACTGACGCTGCGCAGACGGGCACTCGAGGACGAGGAGAGCTATCAGGCCTACGCCGATCTGGCCTGTCTCCGTGACGATCTCAGCGATCTGTTCACCGACCTGTGCGTGGATGTGCTCGGAGCGACCGTCGCCCTGCCCGAGAACCCGGTCAAGGCGCTGTACCGCGTCCTGGACCGGTGGAAGGCTCTGTTCAAGACGCAGGTGGCCCCCCTTGGCCCTGACCAGCTCGCCGGTCTCTTCGGCGAATTGCTGGTTCTCACTCGCATCCTCGAGGAGGACTCGAGCGCATCGCGTGTGTGGTCTGGCCCCAGTGGGCACCGTCACGACTTCTCCAACGGATCCACTGCGGTCGAGGTCAAGTCGAGCGTGGAGAACGAAGGACGAAGGCCGCGGATTCACGGGCTCGACCAACTGGACGCGCCCGAAGGCGGGGCCCTGTGGCTCGCATGGTTCCGCTTGCGACGCACGACGGGCGACACCCCCGGTACGGCATTCGTGGAGATGGTCCGTAGAGCGCTCGAACTCTGCGACGACGAGAGTGCCCTTCTCGAACTGCTCGCAAGGGCGGGCTACCACCTTGCCGACGCGGATCGCTACCGCGATGTGCGCTTCGCGGTCGGCGAGGAGAGGTGGTATCGAGTCGGCCCGGACTTCCCCGGGCTCACACGCCGGACTCTCAGCGCCGCAGGGCTTGCGGTGTCGGCAATAGATGTCGACTACACCATCGACCTGTCCGGTGAGACGCCTGCCCCGCTGGCTCCCTCGCAGGTACCCCGGGTAGTCGACGATTTGATCAAGGAATTCGCATGA
- a CDS encoding Gfo/Idh/MocA family oxidoreductase, whose translation MTGMTGTPLRVGLVGYGLAGSVFHAPLIASTEGLTLDTVVTSNPERQEQARAEFGDGLRFAATPDDLWARADELDLIVIASPNKTHVPIATAALKAGLPVVVDKPIAGTAAEARELAALADERGLLLSVFQNRRWDNDFLTLQGLIAEGELGDVWRFESRFERWRPQPKGGWRESGDPAEIGGLLYDLGSHVVDQALVLFGPAASVYAESDIRRPGAATDDDTFIAITHTSGVRSHLYVSATTAQLGPRFRVLGSQAGYVKYGLDPQEADLREGKRPGGASPWGVEPQSLWGRVGSGESPLTGGGRPQPTVPGAYPAYYAAVAAALRDGAPNPVTAHEAAAALDVLEAARRSAHEGVVVSL comes from the coding sequence ATGACAGGCATGACTGGTACGCCCCTCCGTGTGGGTCTCGTCGGCTACGGCCTCGCGGGCTCCGTCTTCCACGCCCCGCTGATCGCCTCGACCGAGGGCCTGACCCTCGACACGGTCGTCACCTCCAACCCGGAGCGGCAGGAACAGGCCCGCGCCGAGTTCGGCGACGGACTCCGGTTCGCCGCCACGCCCGACGACCTGTGGGCCCGCGCCGACGAACTCGACCTGATCGTCATCGCGTCCCCGAACAAGACGCACGTCCCGATCGCGACGGCGGCCCTCAAGGCGGGCCTCCCGGTCGTCGTGGACAAGCCCATCGCCGGTACGGCGGCCGAGGCACGCGAGCTGGCCGCCCTGGCCGACGAGCGCGGCCTTCTGCTCTCCGTATTCCAGAACCGCCGCTGGGACAACGACTTCCTGACCCTCCAGGGACTCATCGCCGAGGGCGAACTGGGTGACGTCTGGCGCTTCGAGTCCCGTTTCGAGCGGTGGCGTCCGCAGCCCAAGGGCGGCTGGCGCGAGTCCGGCGACCCGGCAGAGATCGGAGGTCTCCTCTACGACCTCGGCAGCCACGTCGTCGACCAGGCACTCGTCCTCTTCGGCCCCGCCGCCTCGGTGTACGCCGAGTCGGACATCCGCCGGCCGGGCGCCGCGACCGACGACGACACGTTCATCGCGATCACGCACACGAGCGGGGTCCGCTCCCACCTCTACGTGTCCGCGACGACCGCGCAGCTCGGTCCGCGCTTCCGCGTCCTCGGTTCGCAGGCGGGCTACGTCAAGTACGGGCTCGACCCCCAGGAGGCCGACCTGCGCGAGGGCAAGCGTCCCGGCGGCGCGTCCCCGTGGGGCGTGGAGCCGCAGTCGCTGTGGGGCCGCGTCGGCTCCGGCGAGTCCCCGCTGACCGGTGGCGGCCGCCCGCAGCCCACCGTCCCGGGCGCCTACCCCGCGTACTACGCGGCCGTCGCCGCCGCCCTGCGCGACGGCGCACCGAACCCGGTGACCGCGCACGAGGCCGCCGCCGCGCTCGACGTCCTGGAGGCGGCCCGCCGCTCCGCGCACGAGGGAGTGGTGGTGTCCCTGTGA
- a CDS encoding very short patch repair endonuclease, with the protein MSRQGSRDTAPEIAVRRLLHASGLRYRVNVPVPGLPRRTIDIVFGKAKIAIFMDGCFWHGCPEHATQPKANAEWWRSKLDKNMARDRETTGHLIDAGWVVLRFWEHEAGATVASRIKEALAERRLPPPPGQAPNSHTDANPARGLPGAE; encoded by the coding sequence ATGAGCCGTCAAGGCTCCCGCGACACCGCACCGGAGATCGCCGTTCGACGGCTGCTGCACGCCTCCGGCCTCCGCTACCGAGTCAATGTGCCGGTGCCCGGACTTCCCCGGCGCACGATCGACATCGTGTTCGGCAAGGCGAAGATCGCGATCTTCATGGACGGCTGTTTCTGGCACGGCTGCCCCGAACATGCGACTCAGCCCAAAGCCAACGCGGAGTGGTGGCGCTCCAAGCTCGACAAGAACATGGCAAGGGATCGCGAAACCACCGGGCACCTCATCGACGCGGGCTGGGTCGTCCTGCGGTTCTGGGAGCACGAGGCCGGCGCGACCGTCGCGAGTCGGATCAAGGAAGCCCTCGCGGAACGACGGTTGCCCCCGCCCCCGGGGCAAGCACCGAACTCCCATACCGACGCGAACCCGGCAAGAGGCCTCCCCGGCGCCGAGTAA
- a CDS encoding class E sortase, translated as MWAPGIVHHGTRRRRAAYRRVVWSGAEVLVTVGVVLLLLVAHQLWWTNRQARQDAEHKVQALEREWGTAGTPGAAGAAPGGDDSGSGSASGSGAGTGDGGQDGKNGAGASTGTASSRGASSDSARTTPRWSQAYAVLGIPRLSLRVPVAEGVSKADVLNKGYVGHYKGTQQPGQAGNFALAGHRNTHGEPFRYLPRLRRGDTITVETKSAVYTYVVDRTLPQTSPSDGGVIRPVPRSIVRPSYGYSEPGYYITLTTCTPDYTSRYRMAVWGKLTAMRPR; from the coding sequence ATGTGGGCTCCGGGGATCGTGCACCACGGGACGCGGCGACGGCGGGCGGCGTACCGGCGGGTGGTCTGGAGCGGTGCCGAGGTGCTCGTCACCGTCGGGGTGGTGCTGCTCCTCCTCGTCGCGCACCAGCTGTGGTGGACCAACCGGCAGGCGCGGCAGGACGCGGAGCACAAGGTGCAGGCGTTGGAGCGGGAGTGGGGGACGGCGGGAACCCCCGGGGCGGCGGGGGCAGCCCCGGGAGGCGATGACTCCGGTTCCGGTTCCGCCTCCGGTTCCGGGGCGGGAACGGGAGACGGGGGTCAGGACGGGAAGAACGGCGCCGGGGCCTCCACGGGGACGGCGTCCTCGCGCGGGGCCTCCTCCGACAGCGCCCGGACGACCCCCCGTTGGTCCCAGGCGTACGCCGTCCTCGGCATTCCCCGACTCTCCCTCCGGGTTCCCGTCGCCGAGGGCGTCAGCAAGGCGGACGTCCTCAACAAGGGGTACGTCGGCCACTACAAGGGCACCCAGCAGCCGGGGCAGGCGGGGAACTTCGCGCTCGCCGGGCACCGGAACACGCACGGGGAGCCGTTCCGGTACCTGCCGAGGCTCAGGCGCGGCGACACGATCACCGTCGAGACGAAGAGCGCGGTCTACACGTACGTCGTCGACCGAACCCTGCCGCAGACCTCGCCGAGCGACGGCGGAGTCATCCGGCCGGTGCCCCGCAGCATCGTGCGCCCGTCGTACGGGTACAGCGAGCCCGGGTACTACATCACGCTCACCACGTGCACCCCCGACTACACCTCCCGGTACCGGATGGCGGTGTGGGGGAAGCTCACGGCGATGCGCCCCCGATGA
- a CDS encoding heme-degrading domain-containing protein has product MNAPAAPEIAELEEQERRLTLPRFTHDDAWTLGTLLVELARERNAPVAVDIRRGGQQLFHAALPGSTPDNDAWIDRKRRVVERYGCSSLLVGSRFRAKGTTFEDSSRLDPDTYAAHGGAFPLTVKDTGVIGTVVVSGLPQIEDHRLVVEALEKFLKA; this is encoded by the coding sequence GTGAACGCGCCCGCCGCACCCGAGATCGCCGAGCTGGAGGAGCAGGAGCGCCGGCTGACGCTCCCCCGCTTCACCCACGACGACGCCTGGACCCTCGGCACGCTCCTCGTCGAGCTGGCCCGCGAGCGCAACGCGCCGGTCGCCGTCGACATCCGTCGCGGGGGCCAGCAACTGTTCCACGCGGCGCTGCCCGGTTCGACGCCGGACAACGACGCCTGGATCGACCGCAAGCGCCGCGTGGTCGAGCGCTACGGCTGCTCCTCGCTCCTCGTCGGCTCCCGGTTCCGCGCGAAGGGCACGACGTTCGAGGACTCCTCCCGCCTGGACCCCGACACGTACGCGGCCCACGGCGGGGCGTTCCCGCTCACGGTCAAGGACACGGGCGTCATCGGCACGGTGGTGGTCTCCGGCCTCCCCCAGATCGAGGACCACCGCCTGGTGGTCGAGGCCCTGGAAAAGTTCCTCAAGGCATAA